A genomic window from Helicobacter pylori includes:
- the crdB gene encoding copper resistance outer membrane protein CrdB encodes MLSFISAFYKRGVSIRLLTALLLLVGLGLAKDLEIQSFVAKYLSKNQKIQALQEQIDALSSQAKVVSKWDNPILYLGYNNANVSDFFRLDSTLMQNMSLGLSQKVDLNGKRLTQSKMIDLEKQKKILELKKTKQQLAINLMISGIENYKNQKEIELLNAAIKNLENTLYTANHSSSPNLIAIAKLEILKSQLEIKKNNLEEALSSSHYSMGELTFKENELLSIAPKNVELNKEQELHQISATNYDIAIARLDEEKSQKDITLAKKSFLEDVNVTGVYYFRSKQYYNYDMFSIALSIPLPIYGKQAKLVEQKKKESLAFKSEVKNTKNKTHHLALKLLKKLETLQKNLEALNKIVGQNEKIAQIYALDLKSSGDYNAYYNAFNDKINIQITQLETLSALNSAYLSLQNLKGLE; translated from the coding sequence ATGCTATCTTTTATAAGTGCATTCTATAAAAGGGGCGTTTCAATACGCCTTTTAACAGCTTTGTTACTGCTTGTTGGTTTGGGTTTGGCTAAAGATTTAGAGATCCAATCTTTTGTAGCTAAATACCTTTCTAAAAATCAAAAAATACAAGCCTTGCAAGAGCAAATTGACGCTTTAAGTTCTCAAGCTAAAGTGGTCAGCAAATGGGATAACCCTATTTTGTATTTAGGCTATAACAACGCTAATGTGAGCGACTTTTTCAGGCTGGATAGCACCTTAATGCAAAACATGAGCTTGGGCCTGTCTCAAAAAGTGGATTTAAATGGTAAAAGACTCACGCAATCTAAAATGATTGACTTAGAAAAACAAAAAAAGATCTTAGAACTTAAAAAAACCAAGCAGCAATTAGCGATCAATTTAATGATAAGCGGCATTGAAAATTATAAAAATCAAAAAGAAATAGAGCTTTTAAACGCAGCGATTAAAAATTTAGAAAACACCCTTTATACAGCCAACCATTCCAGTTCACCCAACTTGATAGCGATCGCTAAATTAGAAATTTTAAAATCGCAATTAGAAATCAAAAAAAACAATTTAGAAGAGGCCCTATCTAGCAGCCATTATTCTATGGGTGAATTGACTTTTAAAGAAAACGAGCTTTTGAGCATTGCCCCAAAAAATGTTGAATTAAACAAAGAGCAAGAGCTCCATCAAATTAGCGCCACCAATTACGATATTGCAATCGCTAGGCTTGATGAAGAAAAATCGCAAAAAGACATCACCCTAGCCAAAAAAAGCTTTTTAGAAGACGTGAATGTTACTGGGGTGTATTATTTCCGCTCCAAACAATATTATAACTATGACATGTTTAGCATCGCTTTGTCTATCCCCTTGCCTATTTATGGCAAGCAAGCCAAATTAGTGGAACAAAAGAAAAAAGAAAGTTTAGCGTTTAAAAGCGAAGTAAAAAACACCAAAAACAAAACGCACCACCTGGCCCTAAAACTCCTTAAAAAGTTAGAAACCTTGCAAAAAAACCTAGAAGCCCTTAATAAAATTGTAGGGCAAAATGAAAAAATCGCGCAAATTTATGCGCTTGATTTGAAATCTAGCGGCGATTACAACGCTTATTACAACGCCTTTAACGACAAAATCAACATTCAAATCACCCAACTTGAAACCTTAAGCGCTCTCAATAGCGCTTATTTGTCCTTACAAAACCTTAAAGGATTGGAATGA
- a CDS encoding efflux RND transporter periplasmic adaptor subunit: MKRLLFLGLILFSPLCANTQKTKEVKSQTRFHFSTTKVIEKEFAQSRRYYALLEPNEALIFSQTLRFDGYVEKLYANKTYTPIKKGDRLLSVYSPELVSVQSELLSSLKFNQQVGAIKEKLKLLGLENSSIEKIISAHKVQNTIDIHSRFNGVIFKKSPDLNEGSFIKKGQELFQIIDLSQLWAVAKVNQEDLEFLKNTHKAILFVEGIKGKQEIALENINPIINPQDKMLEARFTVPNLKWLYYPNMFAQVEIFQKPQKMKILPKEAVLIKGGKAIVFKKDDFGLIPLEIKAVRLSDGSYEILEGLEVGEEVANNALFVLDADAQNNGDY; the protein is encoded by the coding sequence ATGAAACGGCTTTTATTTTTAGGATTGATTCTTTTTAGCCCCTTATGCGCTAATACTCAAAAGACAAAAGAAGTTAAAAGCCAAACCCGTTTTCATTTTTCCACCACTAAAGTCATAGAAAAAGAATTCGCTCAAAGCCGACGCTATTATGCGCTTTTAGAGCCCAATGAAGCGCTGATTTTTTCTCAAACCCTGCGTTTTGATGGCTATGTAGAAAAGCTTTATGCAAATAAAACCTATACCCCCATTAAAAAGGGCGATAGATTATTGAGCGTGTATTCCCCTGAATTAGTGAGCGTCCAAAGCGAGCTATTATCGTCATTGAAATTCAACCAACAAGTGGGAGCGATCAAAGAAAAATTAAAACTACTAGGGTTAGAAAACTCTAGCATTGAAAAAATCATCAGCGCCCATAAAGTCCAAAACACCATAGACATTCATTCTCGTTTCAATGGCGTTATTTTTAAAAAAAGCCCGGATTTAAATGAAGGGAGCTTTATTAAAAAAGGGCAGGAACTTTTTCAGATCATAGATTTAAGCCAATTGTGGGCGGTGGCTAAAGTCAATCAAGAAGATTTAGAGTTTTTAAAAAACACGCATAAAGCGATCTTGTTTGTAGAAGGGATTAAAGGAAAGCAAGAAATCGCACTTGAAAACATTAACCCTATCATAAACCCCCAAGACAAAATGCTAGAAGCGCGCTTCACTGTGCCTAATCTTAAATGGCTTTATTACCCTAATATGTTCGCTCAAGTAGAAATCTTTCAAAAACCCCAAAAAATGAAGATCTTACCTAAAGAAGCGGTTTTGATTAAGGGGGGGAAAGCTATCGTGTTTAAAAAAGATGATTTTGGTTTAATCCCCCTAGAAATTAAAGCCGTTCGCTTGAGCGATGGGAGTTATGAAATTTTAGAGGGTTTAGAGGTGGGTGAAGAAGTCGCTAATAACGCTTTATTCGTGCTAGACGCTGACGCTCAAAACAATGGGGATTATTAA
- a CDS encoding efflux RND transporter permease subunit, with protein MIEKIIDLSVKNKLITALITLLIFLASLWAIKSVRLDALPDLSPAQVVVQITYPNQSPKIVQEQVTYPLVSTFMSIADIDTVRGISSYESGLIYIIFKDGVNLYWARDRVLEQLNRVNNLPKDAKVEIGSDSTSIGWAYQYALSSDSKNLSDLKVLQDFYYRYALLGVDGVSEVASVGGFVKDYEITLNNDSLIRYNLSLEQVANAIKNSNNDTGGGIILENGFEKIVRSHGYIQSLKDLEEIVLKKEGAIPLKIKDIASVRLVPKPRRGAANLNGNKEVVGGIVMVRYHADTYKVLKAIKEKIATLQASNPDVKITSVYDRSELIEKGIDNLIHTLIEESAIVLVIIAIFLLHFRSALVVIITLPLSVCISFLLMRYFNIEASIMSLGGIAIAIGAMVDAAIVMVENAHKHLQHIDMKDDIQRVNGIIEGVKHVGGAIFFALMIIVVSFLPIFALTGQEEKLFAPLAYTKTFAMLVGALLSITIVPILMVWLIKGRILEESKNPINAFFIKIYGASLKVVLKFRYAFLIASVVGLGGLYVSYQKLNWEFIPQINEGVIMYMPVTLNGVGIDTALEYLKKSNSAIKQLDFVKQVFGKVGRANTSTDAAGLAMIETYIELKPQNEWKEKLSYKEVRDKLEKTLQLKGLTNSWTYPIRGRTDMLLTGIRTPLGIKLYGNDTDKLQELAILMEQQLKTLKESLSVFAERSNNGYYITLDLNDENLARYGINKNAVLDTIKFALGGATLTTMIKGVESYPISLRLEDTERDSIEKLKNLYIKTAYNYLPLRELAHAYYDNSPAVLKSEKGLNVNFIYIVPQNGISSDTYRQLATKALEKIQLPSGYYYEFSGESHYLEEAFKTLQYIVPVSVFIIFILIVFALKNFTNSLLCFFTLPFAFLGGLIFMNLMGFNMSVAALVGFLALLGVASETAIVMIIYLEDAFQKFIKTPLKEQNSAALKEAIMHGAVLRVRPKLMTFFSILASLIPIMYSHGTGSEIMKSIAAPMLGGMISSVILTLFIIPTAYFVIKNAKIKG; from the coding sequence ATGATAGAAAAAATCATTGATTTAAGCGTTAAAAACAAGCTCATTACCGCTTTAATCACTCTGCTTATTTTTTTAGCCTCTTTGTGGGCGATAAAAAGCGTTCGTTTGGACGCTTTGCCGGATTTAAGCCCGGCTCAAGTGGTCGTGCAAATCACTTACCCCAATCAAAGCCCTAAAATCGTGCAAGAGCAGGTTACTTATCCGCTAGTTTCTACTTTTATGAGTATCGCTGATATTGACACGGTTAGGGGGATTTCTAGCTATGAAAGCGGTTTGATTTACATCATTTTTAAAGACGGCGTCAATTTGTATTGGGCTAGAGACAGGGTTTTAGAACAATTAAACCGAGTGAATAACCTCCCCAAAGACGCTAAAGTGGAAATAGGGAGCGATTCCACTTCTATTGGTTGGGCGTATCAATACGCTCTGTCTAGCGATAGCAAGAATTTAAGCGATTTGAAAGTCTTGCAAGATTTTTATTACCGCTATGCGCTTTTAGGGGTTGATGGGGTGAGTGAGGTTGCGAGCGTGGGGGGCTTTGTGAAAGATTATGAAATCACGCTTAACAACGATTCTCTAATCCGCTATAACTTGAGTTTGGAGCAAGTCGCTAACGCGATTAAAAATTCCAATAACGATACCGGTGGGGGTATTATTTTAGAAAACGGGTTTGAAAAAATTGTGCGATCGCATGGGTATATCCAATCTTTGAAAGATCTAGAAGAAATTGTGCTTAAAAAAGAAGGGGCTATCCCTTTAAAAATCAAAGATATAGCCAGCGTTAGGCTAGTTCCAAAACCACGCAGAGGAGCTGCTAATCTTAATGGCAATAAGGAAGTGGTGGGGGGGATTGTGATGGTGCGCTATCACGCTGACACTTATAAAGTCCTTAAAGCCATTAAAGAAAAAATCGCCACCTTACAAGCGAGCAACCCTGATGTGAAAATCACAAGCGTGTATGACAGGAGCGAATTGATTGAAAAAGGCATTGACAATTTGATCCACACGCTCATAGAAGAAAGTGCAATCGTGTTAGTCATCATTGCGATTTTTTTGTTGCATTTCAGGAGCGCGTTAGTGGTCATTATCACTCTGCCTTTAAGCGTGTGCATTAGTTTCTTGCTCATGCGTTATTTCAATATTGAAGCGAGCATCATGAGTTTAGGGGGCATTGCGATCGCTATAGGGGCGATGGTGGATGCAGCGATTGTGATGGTAGAAAACGCTCACAAGCATTTGCAACACATTGACATGAAAGACGATATTCAAAGGGTTAATGGCATTATAGAAGGGGTTAAGCATGTGGGAGGGGCGATATTTTTTGCTTTAATGATTATCGTGGTTTCTTTCTTGCCAATTTTTGCACTCACCGGTCAAGAAGAAAAGCTTTTTGCCCCTTTAGCTTACACCAAAACCTTTGCCATGCTAGTAGGAGCGCTACTCTCTATCACCATAGTCCCTATTTTAATGGTATGGCTCATTAAAGGGCGGATCTTAGAAGAGTCTAAAAACCCCATTAACGCTTTTTTCATTAAAATTTATGGCGCGAGCTTGAAGGTTGTGCTTAAGTTTAGATACGCTTTTTTAATAGCGAGCGTTGTGGGTTTAGGGGGCTTGTATGTATCGTATCAAAAACTTAACTGGGAATTTATCCCCCAAATCAATGAAGGGGTAATCATGTATATGCCCGTAACGCTTAATGGCGTGGGCATTGATACCGCTTTAGAATATTTGAAAAAAAGCAATAGCGCTATCAAGCAATTGGATTTTGTCAAACAGGTTTTTGGTAAAGTGGGGCGCGCTAACACCAGCACCGATGCGGCCGGTTTAGCCATGATAGAAACCTACATTGAATTAAAGCCACAAAACGAATGGAAAGAAAAGCTCAGTTACAAAGAAGTTAGGGATAAATTAGAAAAAACCTTGCAATTAAAAGGCTTGACCAACTCATGGACTTACCCCATTCGTGGGAGGACAGACATGCTCTTAACGGGCATTAGAACGCCCTTAGGCATCAAGCTCTATGGCAATGATACGGATAAATTGCAAGAATTAGCGATCCTTATGGAGCAACAGCTCAAAACCCTAAAAGAGAGTTTGTCCGTTTTTGCAGAGCGTTCTAATAATGGCTACTACATCACGCTGGATTTGAATGATGAAAATCTAGCCCGTTATGGCATCAATAAAAACGCTGTGTTAGATACGATTAAATTCGCTTTAGGCGGGGCCACGCTCACTACCATGATTAAGGGCGTAGAAAGCTACCCTATCTCTTTACGCTTAGAAGATACAGAAAGAGATAGCATTGAAAAATTAAAAAACCTCTACATCAAAACCGCTTACAATTACTTGCCCTTAAGAGAATTGGCCCATGCGTATTACGACAATTCGCCGGCGGTGTTGAAAAGCGAAAAGGGTTTGAACGTGAATTTTATTTATATTGTGCCTCAAAATGGTATAAGTTCTGATACTTACAGACAACTCGCCACAAAAGCGCTAGAAAAAATCCAATTGCCTAGCGGGTATTATTATGAATTTAGCGGCGAAAGCCATTATTTAGAAGAGGCGTTTAAAACCTTACAATACATCGTGCCGGTGAGCGTGTTTATCATTTTTATTTTAATCGTCTTTGCTTTAAAGAATTTCACTAATTCCTTGCTATGCTTTTTCACTCTGCCGTTTGCGTTTTTGGGAGGGTTGATATTCATGAATCTCATGGGCTTTAACATGAGCGTAGCGGCGTTAGTGGGCTTTTTAGCCCTTTTAGGGGTAGCGAGCGAAACGGCTATTGTGATGATCATCTATTTAGAAGATGCATTTCAAAAATTCATTAAAACCCCTTTAAAAGAGCAAAACAGCGCCGCTTTAAAAGAAGCCATCATGCATGGGGCGGTGCTTAGGGTAAGGCCCAAGCTTATGACTTTTTTCAGCATTCTAGCTTCACTCATTCCTATCATGTATAGCCATGGCACGGGTAGCGAGATCATGAAATCCATTGCCGCACCCATGCTAGGGGGCATGATAAGCAGCGTTATATTGACGCTTTTTATTATCCCTACGGCGTATTTTGTGATCAAGAACGCTAAAATTAAGGGTTAA
- a CDS encoding branched-chain amino acid transporter permease yields the protein MLMHSILIILVIILTTYFTRVWPFMVFNAKNPPNDFVRYLGRALSCSVIGMLVVYCFKDIHILKPPYGLNEIIAFLAVIFLHRIFKAFILSITLPTILYMVLVQSHALEKIFF from the coding sequence ATGTTAATGCATTCTATACTCATTATTTTAGTTATCATACTAACGACTTATTTCACGCGCGTTTGGCCTTTTATGGTGTTTAATGCGAAAAACCCGCCCAATGATTTTGTGCGCTATTTGGGCAGGGCTTTATCATGCTCAGTGATAGGCATGCTCGTGGTCTATTGTTTCAAAGACATTCACATTTTAAAACCCCCTTATGGGCTTAATGAAATCATCGCTTTTTTAGCCGTTATTTTTTTGCACCGGATTTTTAAGGCGTTTATTTTAAGCATCACGCTCCCTACCATTCTTTATATGGTTTTAGTCCAAAGCCATGCGCTAGAAAAGATTTTTTTTTAA
- the azlC gene encoding azaleucine resistance protein AzlC, with translation MHEFLKAFKDALPHTISIFLGYLLMGMTFGVLLVQHGYDYKVALFMSLFIYAGAVQFVAITLLSTHASLMNVLVVSLLVNARQTCYALSMLDRFKDAKWRLPYLAHALTDETFALLNLYAPKEGVSEKDFIFSISLLNHSYWIFGSLVGSLVGSHFSFDTQGMEFVMTAIFIVLFMEQYKRNTNHKNAWLGIVIAIICLALFGTEYFLLIALVLMVLALIVFRKQLEC, from the coding sequence ATGCATGAGTTTCTAAAAGCCTTTAAAGACGCTCTCCCTCACACCATTTCTATCTTTTTAGGGTATTTGCTTATGGGAATGACCTTTGGGGTGCTTTTAGTCCAGCATGGCTATGATTATAAAGTAGCCCTATTCATGTCGTTATTCATCTATGCTGGGGCGGTCCAATTTGTAGCGATCACGCTTTTAAGCACGCATGCGAGTTTGATGAATGTGCTTGTTGTGAGCTTGTTAGTGAATGCGAGACAGACTTGTTACGCACTCTCCATGCTAGATAGATTTAAAGACGCCAAATGGCGTTTGCCGTATTTAGCGCATGCACTCACGGATGAAACCTTTGCCTTATTGAATTTGTATGCCCCTAAAGAGGGGGTTAGTGAAAAAGACTTTATTTTTAGCATTTCCTTACTCAACCATTCTTATTGGATTTTTGGCTCGTTGGTGGGTTCGTTAGTGGGGTCGCATTTTTCTTTTGACACTCAAGGCATGGAATTTGTAATGACAGCGATTTTTATCGTGTTGTTTATGGAGCAATACAAACGAAACACGAATCATAAAAACGCATGGCTTGGGATCGTTATTGCGATTATTTGTTTAGCGCTTTTTGGGACTGAATACTTTTTGCTCATCGCTTTAGTTTTAATGGTGCTTGCCCTCATTGTTTTTAGGAAGCAGTTGGAATGTTAA
- the dnaJ gene encoding molecular chaperone DnaJ has protein sequence MELSYYEILEVEKHSNQETIKKSYRKLALKYHPDRNAGDKEAEEKFKLINEAYGVLSDEKKRALYDRYGKQGLNQAGTSQSDFSDFFEDLGSFFEDAFGFGARGNKRQKSAIAPDYLQTIKLSFKEAVFGCKKTIKVQYQSVCEVCDGTGAKDKALETCKQCNGQGQVFMRQGFMSFAQTCGACKGKGKIIKTPCQACKGKTYILKDEEIDAIIPEGIDDQNRMVLKNKGNEYEKGKRGDLYLEAQVKEDEHFKREGCDLFIEAPVFFTTIALGHTIKVPSLRGDELELKIPRNARDKQTFVFRNEGVKHPESSYRGSLIVELQVIYPKSLNKEQQGLLEKLHASFGYEGEPHKSVLETCISKIKDWFK, from the coding sequence GTGGAATTAAGTTATTATGAAATTTTAGAAGTGGAAAAACACAGCAACCAAGAGACGATTAAAAAGTCTTACAGAAAGCTTGCGTTAAAATACCACCCAGACAGAAACGCCGGCGATAAAGAAGCTGAAGAAAAATTCAAGCTCATCAATGAAGCCTATGGGGTGTTAAGCGATGAAAAGAAACGGGCCTTATACGATAGGTATGGCAAGCAGGGCTTAAATCAAGCCGGCACAAGCCAAAGCGATTTTTCTGATTTTTTTGAAGATTTAGGCTCGTTTTTTGAAGACGCTTTTGGGTTTGGCGCTAGGGGGAATAAAAGGCAAAAAAGCGCTATTGCACCGGATTATTTGCAAACCATTAAATTGAGTTTTAAAGAAGCGGTTTTTGGCTGTAAAAAGACGATTAAAGTCCAATACCAAAGCGTTTGTGAAGTCTGCGATGGCACGGGCGCTAAAGATAAAGCCCTAGAAACTTGCAAGCAATGTAATGGGCAAGGGCAAGTGTTTATGCGTCAAGGTTTTATGAGTTTTGCACAAACTTGTGGGGCGTGTAAAGGCAAGGGCAAGATCATTAAAACCCCATGCCAAGCGTGTAAGGGTAAAACCTACATTCTTAAAGATGAAGAAATTGATGCAATAATCCCTGAAGGCATTGATGATCAAAACCGCATGGTGCTTAAAAACAAGGGTAATGAATACGAGAAGGGCAAAAGAGGGGATTTGTATTTAGAAGCGCAAGTCAAAGAAGATGAGCATTTCAAGCGCGAGGGCTGTGATTTATTCATTGAAGCGCCGGTATTTTTCACCACTATCGCTTTAGGGCATACGATCAAAGTGCCGTCTTTAAGAGGAGACGAATTGGAATTAAAAATCCCTAGAAACGCCAGAGACAAACAAACTTTTGTGTTTAGAAATGAGGGCGTGAAACACCCTGAAAGCTCTTATAGGGGGAGTTTGATCGTGGAATTGCAAGTGATTTATCCAAAAAGTTTGAACAAAGAACAGCAAGGGTTATTGGAAAAATTGCATGCGAGTTTTGGCTATGAAGGCGAACCGCATAAAAGCGTTTTAGAAACTTGCATTTCTAAAATTAAAGACTGGTTTAAATGA
- the mnmA gene encoding tRNA 2-thiouridine(34) synthase MnmA: protein MKIAVLLSGGVDSSYSAYSLKEQGHELVGIYLKLHASEKKHDLYIKNAQKACEFLGIPLEILDFQKDFKSAVYDAFIAAYEEGQTPNPCALCNPLMKFGLALDHALKLGCEKIATGHYARIKEIDQVSYIREALDKTKDQSYFLYALEHEVIAKLVFPLGDLLKKDIKPLALNAMPFLGTLETYKESQEICFVEKSYIDTLKKHVEVEKEGVVKNLQGEIIGTHKGYMQYTIGKRKGFSVKGALEPHFVVQIDAKKNELVVGKKEDLATHFLKAQNKSLMKDFKSGEYFIKARYRSVPTKAFVSLKDGMIEVEFKEPFYGVAKGQALVVYEDDIVLGGGVIV from the coding sequence ATGAAAATAGCGGTATTACTCAGTGGGGGGGTGGATAGTTCTTATAGTGCCTATAGCTTAAAAGAGCAAGGGCATGAATTAGTGGGGATTTATTTAAAGCTCCATGCGAGTGAAAAAAAACACGATTTATACATTAAAAACGCTCAAAAAGCGTGCGAGTTTTTAGGCATTCCTTTAGAGATTTTGGACTTTCAAAAGGATTTTAAAAGCGCAGTTTATGATGCATTCATTGCAGCGTATGAAGAAGGGCAAACCCCTAACCCATGCGCGTTGTGCAACCCTTTAATGAAGTTTGGGCTGGCTTTAGATCATGCTTTAAAATTAGGGTGTGAAAAAATCGCTACCGGGCATTATGCGAGGATTAAAGAAATTGATCAGGTGAGCTACATCAGAGAAGCTTTGGATAAAACTAAAGATCAGAGCTATTTTTTATACGCTTTAGAGCATGAAGTCATCGCTAAATTGGTGTTCCCTTTAGGGGATTTATTGAAAAAAGACATTAAGCCTTTAGCCTTGAATGCGATGCCTTTTTTAGGCACTTTAGAGACTTATAAGGAATCTCAAGAAATTTGCTTTGTGGAAAAAAGCTACATTGACACTTTAAAAAAACATGTTGAAGTGGAAAAAGAGGGCGTGGTGAAAAATTTACAAGGCGAAATCATTGGCACGCATAAGGGCTATATGCAATACACGATTGGCAAACGCAAAGGCTTTAGTGTTAAGGGAGCGTTAGAACCGCATTTTGTGGTTCAAATTGACGCTAAAAAGAACGAGCTAGTCGTGGGTAAAAAAGAAGATCTAGCCACACATTTTCTCAAAGCTCAAAACAAATCTTTGATGAAAGATTTTAAAAGCGGCGAATATTTCATCAAGGCCCGTTACAGAAGCGTTCCTACTAAAGCGTTTGTAAGCTTGAAAGATGGAATGATTGAAGTGGAGTTTAAAGAACCTTTTTATGGCGTGGCTAAAGGGCAAGCCTTGGTGGTCTATGAAGACGATATTGTGCTAGGTGGGGGCGTGATCGTTTAA
- a CDS encoding J domain-containing protein — protein sequence MAKIELLAKFTQIALPNSHPLLKKVLNYAKKHFSQCHMLSSSLLILNDTECFKKNYLLNWVYHALECTHERDISVHSLEEILQKSHLPIRIKIMAQNTLLEKIEVKVLTFSAEYALFITKHPIAKRFLRQKFNGYVFLETQDELHIRGDSERFWELILTLHENKIVHNACLDFIYPNGFDNNSYTTIAERKLRECYKTLGFIKHENFSEVKKRYLELAKTYHPDLCDLKEKKALYAKRFAIIQEAYRHIKKHA from the coding sequence ATGGCCAAAATTGAATTGTTAGCCAAATTCACGCAAATCGCGCTCCCTAACAGCCACCCTTTATTGAAAAAAGTTTTAAACTACGCTAAAAAGCATTTCAGCCAGTGCCACATGCTCTCTTCGTCATTACTCATCTTAAACGACACGGAATGTTTTAAAAAAAATTACTTGCTTAACTGGGTTTATCATGCCCTTGAATGCACGCATGAAAGGGATATTAGCGTGCATTCTTTAGAAGAAATTTTGCAAAAAAGCCACTTGCCCATACGCATTAAAATCATGGCTCAAAACACGCTTTTAGAAAAAATAGAAGTGAAAGTTTTAACCTTTAGTGCAGAATACGCGCTTTTTATCACCAAGCACCCCATCGCCAAGCGCTTTTTACGCCAAAAATTTAACGGCTATGTGTTTTTAGAAACCCAAGATGAATTGCATATAAGGGGCGATTCAGAGCGTTTTTGGGAACTCATTTTAACGCTCCATGAAAATAAGATCGTCCATAACGCATGCTTAGATTTCATCTACCCTAATGGCTTTGATAACAACAGCTACACCACCATAGCCGAACGAAAATTAAGAGAATGCTATAAAACGCTAGGGTTTATCAAGCATGAAAATTTTAGCGAAGTCAAAAAGCGCTATTTGGAATTGGCTAAAACCTACCACCCTGATTTGTGCGATCTCAAAGAAAAAAAGGCTCTTTATGCCAAGCGTTTTGCGATCATTCAAGAGGCTTACCGCCACATCAAAAAACACGCTTAA
- the nadD gene encoding nicotinate (nicotinamide) nucleotide adenylyltransferase has translation MNSALECQELALYGGSFDPLHKAHLAIIEQTLELLPFAELIVLPAYQNPFKKPCFLDAQTRFKELELALKGMPRVLLSDFEIKQEKAVPTIESVLHFQKLYGPKTLYLVIGADCLRHLSSWTNATELLKRVELVVFERIGYEEIQFKGRYFPLKGIDAPISSSAIRASLGI, from the coding sequence ATGAATAGCGCATTAGAATGCCAAGAATTAGCGCTCTATGGAGGGAGTTTTGATCCCTTGCACAAGGCTCATTTAGCCATTATTGAGCAAACTTTAGAATTATTGCCATTCGCCGAGCTGATTGTCTTGCCCGCTTATCAAAACCCTTTCAAAAAGCCATGTTTTTTGGACGCACAAACCCGTTTTAAAGAATTAGAATTGGCTTTAAAAGGCATGCCTAGGGTGTTGTTGAGCGATTTTGAAATCAAGCAAGAAAAAGCCGTGCCTACGATAGAAAGCGTTTTGCATTTTCAAAAACTCTATGGCCCTAAAACGCTGTATTTAGTCATAGGGGCGGATTGTTTGAGGCATCTTTCTTCTTGGACAAACGCCACAGAGCTTTTAAAAAGGGTGGAATTAGTGGTTTTTGAAAGGATTGGCTATGAAGAGATCCAATTTAAGGGGCGTTATTTCCCTTTAAAAGGCATTGATGCACCGATTTCTTCTAGTGCGATTAGGGCTAGTTTAGGGATTTAA
- the nikR gene encoding nickel-responsive transcriptional regulator NikR, whose translation MDTHNKDDSIIRFSVSLQQNLLDELDNRIIKNGYSSRSELVRDMIREKLVEDNWAEDNPSNESKIAVLVVIYDHHQRELNQRMIDIQHASGTHVLCTTHIHMDAHNCLETIILQGNSHEIQRLQLEIGGLRGVKFAKLTKASSFEYNE comes from the coding sequence ATGGATACACACAATAAAGACGATTCAATCATCCGCTTTTCGGTTTCTTTGCAACAAAATTTGTTGGACGAATTAGACAACCGCATCATTAAAAACGGCTATTCTTCTCGCTCAGAGTTGGTGCGCGACATGATCAGGGAAAAATTAGTAGAAGACAATTGGGCAGAAGATAACCCTAGCAATGAAAGCAAGATCGCCGTGTTGGTAGTGATTTATGACCACCACCAAAGGGAATTAAACCAGCGCATGATAGACATTCAGCATGCCAGTGGGACGCATGTTTTATGCACCACGCACATTCATATGGATGCACATAATTGCTTAGAGACGATTATTTTGCAAGGCAATTCGCATGAAATCCAACGCTTGCAATTAGAAATCGGGGGGCTTAGGGGGGTTAAATTCGCTAAATTGACTAAGGCGTCTAGCTTTGAATACAATGAATAG